One genomic region from Natrinema caseinilyticum encodes:
- a CDS encoding GTP cyclohydrolase IIa: MTGTETGVTSIQIDDDGPWTVAPSPRREVDLQTRQTRLHADLSRLVDQYDGDVFATRFDNVIAVTNGLDLAGHRRIQDAVRIAHFDVNDATDRYTDGLDAFEVFRRIDRGNTALLEYMFDAHDSLSFFIGGDNAISVTSGLDETAFDEAIGHVTEATGTDLKVGVRRDRTAGRAGMAAKEVPERCREDGTRVEIAPDETARGRDS; this comes from the coding sequence GTGACTGGAACCGAAACGGGGGTCACGTCGATCCAGATCGACGACGACGGACCGTGGACGGTGGCCCCGTCACCCAGACGGGAAGTCGACCTGCAGACGCGCCAGACCCGCCTGCACGCGGATCTGTCCCGGCTCGTCGATCAGTACGACGGCGACGTGTTCGCCACGCGATTCGACAACGTGATCGCTGTCACGAACGGCCTCGACCTGGCGGGACACCGACGAATCCAGGACGCCGTCCGGATCGCCCACTTCGACGTCAACGACGCGACCGATCGGTACACCGACGGGCTCGACGCGTTCGAGGTGTTTCGACGGATCGATCGAGGAAACACGGCTCTTCTCGAGTACATGTTCGACGCCCACGACTCGCTGTCGTTCTTCATCGGCGGCGACAACGCCATCTCGGTGACGTCCGGACTCGACGAGACGGCGTTCGACGAGGCGATCGGTCACGTTACTGAAGCCACCGGAACCGACCTGAAAGTCGGTGTCCGTCGCGACCGGACGGCCGGGAGGGCCGGCATGGCGGCGAAGGAGGTCCCCGAACGCTGCCGGGAGGACGGAACGCGCGTCGAGATCGCTCCCGACGAGACCGCGAGGGGGCGTGACTCGTGA
- a CDS encoding zinc-dependent alcohol dehydrogenase, with product MTAQSVYFTGPHQVEVRETAVADPGPNELAVAATVSAISSGTELLLYRGDVNPEIAADETLESLDGTFSYPFPYGYAVVGTVTAVGADVDPAWRDETVLAFHPHASEFVVGVDEVCVVPDDVSPAAAAFLPNVETAVNLVLDGNPRLGERAVVFGQGVVGLLTTALLAETPLSSLVTVDRYETRRRLSEAFGADRSLDPDDADPVAEIGESTTLPDRPESPSGRTDGERSPRRADLTYELSGNPAGLDAAIDATGFGGRVVVGSWYGSKTAELSLDGRFHRSRIRLISSQVSTIAPTLRGRWTVARRLATAWQRLEDIETDRLVTHRVPVANAPKAYSLLDERPDDAVQVLLTY from the coding sequence GTGACGGCGCAATCGGTGTACTTCACGGGACCCCACCAGGTCGAGGTCCGGGAGACGGCGGTGGCCGATCCCGGCCCGAACGAACTCGCGGTGGCGGCGACCGTGTCCGCCATCAGTTCCGGGACGGAGCTGTTACTCTATCGGGGCGACGTGAACCCCGAAATCGCCGCGGACGAGACGCTGGAATCCCTCGACGGGACCTTCTCCTACCCGTTCCCGTACGGCTACGCGGTCGTCGGAACGGTGACCGCCGTCGGCGCGGACGTCGATCCGGCGTGGCGCGACGAGACGGTACTCGCGTTCCACCCCCACGCCAGCGAATTCGTCGTCGGCGTCGACGAAGTCTGCGTCGTCCCGGACGACGTCTCCCCCGCGGCGGCAGCGTTTCTCCCGAACGTCGAAACGGCGGTCAATCTGGTGCTGGACGGGAACCCCAGACTCGGCGAACGGGCGGTCGTGTTCGGCCAGGGTGTCGTCGGGCTGTTGACGACGGCGCTGTTGGCCGAGACGCCCCTTTCGTCGCTCGTGACCGTGGATCGCTACGAGACGCGACGACGGCTCTCGGAAGCGTTCGGGGCCGACCGGAGCCTCGATCCCGACGACGCTGACCCGGTCGCGGAGATCGGCGAGTCGACGACGCTCCCCGACCGACCGGAGTCGCCATCCGGACGGACCGACGGGGAACGATCCCCGCGTCGAGCGGATCTCACGTACGAGCTCTCCGGCAACCCGGCGGGGCTCGACGCCGCCATCGACGCGACCGGATTCGGGGGGCGTGTCGTCGTCGGATCGTGGTACGGGTCGAAGACGGCCGAGCTGTCGCTCGACGGACGGTTTCACCGGAGCCGAATCCGGCTGATCAGCAGCCAGGTGAGCACGATCGCACCGACGTTGCGCGGGCGCTGGACCGTGGCGCGCCGGCTAGCGACCGCGTGGCAACGCCTCGAGGACATCGAGACGGACCGTCTGGTGACCCACCGCGTCCCGGTCGCGAACGCACCGAAGGCGTACTCCCTGCTGGACGAGCGACCGGACGACGCGGTTCAGGTACTCTTGACGTACTGA
- a CDS encoding 6-pyruvoyl trahydropterin synthase family protein produces MYAVTVTRDFVAQHWLTVPDPGPEGDLHSHHLTVEVQVEGGQLGEYGYLVDIDDLKTVVDGLVDRYRDATLNDLPEFEGRNPSVEHFSRLFAERVADGIETDRLDAVEVTTWEADAAAASYATTV; encoded by the coding sequence ATGTACGCGGTCACAGTCACCCGGGACTTCGTCGCTCAGCACTGGCTTACGGTCCCCGACCCCGGACCCGAAGGAGACCTCCACTCCCACCACCTGACGGTGGAGGTGCAGGTCGAGGGCGGGCAACTCGGGGAGTACGGCTACCTCGTCGACATCGACGACCTCAAAACGGTCGTCGACGGCCTGGTGGATCGATATCGCGACGCGACCCTCAACGACCTCCCCGAGTTCGAGGGGCGCAATCCGAGCGTGGAGCACTTCTCTCGGTTGTTCGCCGAGCGAGTCGCGGACGGAATCGAGACGGACCGTCTCGACGCCGTCGAGGTGACCACGTGGGAAGCGGACGCGGCGGCCGCCTCCTACGCCACGACCGTCTGA
- a CDS encoding glycosyltransferase family 4 protein, with the protein MLVYDGLERTSGGYRYDRRIVAGLRDRGHEVTVVSIPRDGYVPNLLDNVSRNVAANLATLDVDVLLQDELCHPSLVRHNRRRDDDTPVVSVVHHLRCLEPRSTWINALVRAVERRYLETVDGFVYNSGPTRETVEALVGPTPGVVAPPGGDHVDPGITRAQIRRRAREPGPLRIVFVGTLIERKGLHTLLRGLSDRPADEWTLTAVGDPTVDRAYVRRIGRLIDALGIDASVTVAGRLSDAELTATLRNGHILAVPSGYEGFGMVYLEGMGFGMPALASAAGGASDVVADGETGVLVPPGEPGAVAETVGALAADRERLAEMGVAARDAYDAHPTWKDAVDRIETFATEISEAAKSPGRPRDTRT; encoded by the coding sequence GTGCTCGTCTACGACGGCCTCGAGCGCACGTCCGGCGGCTACCGCTACGACCGACGGATCGTCGCGGGACTTCGCGATCGGGGTCACGAGGTGACGGTCGTCTCGATTCCGCGGGACGGATACGTACCCAATCTGCTCGATAACGTCTCCCGGAACGTCGCCGCGAACCTGGCCACCCTCGACGTCGACGTGCTGTTGCAAGACGAACTCTGTCACCCGTCGCTCGTCCGACACAACCGCCGACGCGACGACGACACGCCGGTTGTCTCCGTCGTTCACCACCTCCGGTGTCTGGAACCGCGGTCGACCTGGATCAACGCGCTCGTTCGAGCGGTCGAACGGCGCTACCTCGAGACCGTCGACGGCTTCGTGTACAACAGCGGGCCCACCCGAGAGACCGTCGAGGCGCTCGTCGGTCCGACGCCGGGCGTCGTCGCGCCACCCGGCGGCGATCACGTCGACCCGGGAATCACGCGGGCGCAGATTCGCAGGCGCGCTCGCGAGCCAGGGCCGCTTCGGATCGTCTTCGTGGGAACGCTCATCGAACGGAAGGGGCTCCACACCCTGCTCCGGGGGCTCTCCGACCGCCCGGCCGACGAGTGGACGCTGACAGCGGTCGGCGACCCGACGGTGGATCGGGCGTACGTCCGTCGCATCGGTCGGTTGATCGACGCGCTGGGTATCGACGCGTCGGTGACGGTCGCGGGCCGACTGTCCGACGCCGAGCTGACCGCGACCCTCCGGAACGGTCACATCCTCGCCGTCCCGTCCGGCTACGAAGGGTTCGGCATGGTCTACCTCGAGGGAATGGGGTTCGGAATGCCGGCGCTCGCCTCCGCCGCCGGCGGTGCGAGCGACGTCGTCGCCGACGGGGAAACCGGGGTATTGGTCCCGCCGGGCGAGCCGGGAGCCGTGGCCGAGACCGTGGGCGCGCTCGCGGCCGATCGCGAGCGCCTCGCCGAGATGGGAGTCGCCGCACGAGACGCCTACGACGCCCATCCCACCTGGAAAGACGCCGTGGACCGCATCGAGACGTTCGCGACCGAAATCAGCGAGGCCGCGAAATCGCCGGGCCGTCCCCGTGACACCCGAACTTAA
- a CDS encoding class I SAM-dependent methyltransferase yields MTEPDRYSFRRYLDAKRSVDWRARNPRVADAFRRALERADEPVELCEIGAGTGAMVDAVLEWTGNTEVRYTAIDADSALVEAATDSIADRVTDRGNGSVGSAGAAGSDGSVRVDRDGAAFEVEFRTGDALAHLSDAEESYDAVVAQAFLDLTDVQSALEAVATGLRPGGIAYFPITFDGVTAFLPPVDPGLDDRVERRFHRRMDTTEKVGGETGDSEAGRHLLTAIPATGGRVVAAGGSDWVVRPSDGGYEADEAYFLHHIVDTVDSALEADGALDDERRRAWATTRHEQIAAADLVYLAHQLDVLGRWPPAE; encoded by the coding sequence GTGACCGAACCCGACCGATACTCGTTTCGCCGATACCTCGACGCCAAGCGAAGCGTCGACTGGCGCGCCCGGAACCCGCGCGTCGCGGACGCGTTTCGCCGTGCGCTCGAGAGGGCCGACGAACCGGTCGAACTCTGCGAGATCGGTGCCGGAACGGGCGCGATGGTCGACGCGGTCCTCGAGTGGACGGGCAACACCGAGGTCCGATACACGGCCATCGACGCCGACTCGGCCCTCGTCGAGGCCGCGACCGACAGCATCGCCGATCGTGTGACGGACCGCGGAAACGGCTCGGTCGGATCGGCCGGGGCGGCCGGATCGGACGGGTCGGTACGCGTCGACCGCGACGGGGCCGCGTTCGAGGTCGAGTTCCGCACCGGAGACGCGCTCGCCCACCTGTCGGACGCCGAGGAGTCGTACGACGCCGTCGTCGCCCAGGCCTTCCTCGATCTCACGGACGTGCAGTCGGCGCTCGAGGCGGTCGCGACCGGTCTTCGCCCGGGCGGCATCGCTTACTTCCCGATCACGTTCGACGGAGTGACGGCGTTTCTCCCGCCGGTCGACCCCGGACTCGACGACCGCGTCGAACGCCGGTTTCACCGCCGGATGGACACGACCGAGAAGGTCGGCGGCGAGACCGGCGACAGCGAGGCCGGCCGCCACCTCCTCACCGCGATTCCGGCGACCGGCGGTCGGGTCGTCGCGGCGGGCGGCTCCGACTGGGTCGTACGGCCGAGCGACGGCGGGTACGAGGCCGACGAGGCGTACTTCCTCCACCACATCGTCGACACCGTCGACTCCGCGCTCGAGGCCGACGGCGCGCTCGACGACGAGCGGAGACGCGCGTGGGCGACGACTCGCCACGAACAGATCGCGGCCGCAGATCTGGTCTACCTCGCCCACCAGTTGGACGTCCTCGGCCGGTGGCCGCCGGCGGAGTGA
- a CDS encoding MutS-related protein, with protein sequence MDLESIPGVGEKTARALAELDDAERALRTGDVAAIATAPGITQGRAARIARGAIRLEHDDPGTFLATDRASEVYRKLLGLLKARTVTEYAAQRLETIYPSSRRSRIAEVQEFATEALEREPDPAVLEALEGVEPLREAGDVRVRERCLATTDAERYSDAREAIPELSVEVVEDAQGLAELARGYATVIALDESFAGVALEGDVQIRPDALENPAEIVPERPLSFFARNRNRLQAAIDVHRTAGLEPPCDLEALEDGLSRLEEDGTVAGDAELDRLTTAVDDLDAAASAAESVANDRLREAIREQDVTIEGSDLLSLVERGAGVDSLLSRELADDYAAAVEAARDHLVDALGLDQGEAEIARRAFGDEPTFPVERDEDAVGRLREELTTARERRAGRLKRDLAADLADQREGARDLVREALELDVELAIARFGRDFECTMPEFVDSEAPRASEASGETASKRDSEAPRASEASRAERSSADSRAAESSETAKPSRDDGSRKAASEPPRDDGETASKRDGGGGFAIEGGRSPLLEEPFESIDPVDYAVSGVALLSGVNSGGKTSTLDLVASTVVLAHMGLPVPADSVRLRRFDALHYHAKTQGTLDAGAFESTVREFAALAEGGAGSLVLVDELESITEPGASAKIIAGILEALSENGATAVFVSHLADEIREMADFDVTVDGIEAVGLVDGDLEVNRSPVKDHLARSTPELIVEKLATESRATPEPNGGAASATDDAAEPLFYDRLLEKFE encoded by the coding sequence ATGGACCTCGAGTCGATCCCGGGCGTCGGCGAGAAGACCGCCCGCGCGCTGGCGGAACTCGACGACGCCGAGCGTGCGCTCCGGACCGGAGACGTGGCGGCGATCGCGACCGCGCCGGGGATCACCCAGGGGCGGGCCGCCCGCATCGCGCGCGGGGCAATCCGGCTCGAACACGACGATCCGGGCACCTTTCTCGCGACCGACCGCGCCAGCGAGGTCTACCGCAAACTCCTCGGCCTGCTCAAGGCGCGAACCGTCACCGAGTACGCCGCCCAGCGCCTCGAGACGATCTATCCGAGTTCGCGGCGCTCGCGCATCGCGGAGGTACAGGAGTTCGCGACCGAGGCGCTCGAGCGCGAGCCCGACCCCGCGGTCCTCGAGGCGCTCGAGGGGGTCGAACCGCTCCGAGAAGCCGGCGACGTGCGGGTTCGAGAACGCTGTCTGGCGACGACCGACGCGGAGCGCTACAGCGACGCGCGCGAAGCGATCCCGGAACTCTCAGTCGAGGTTGTCGAGGACGCACAGGGGCTGGCCGAACTCGCGCGGGGCTACGCGACCGTGATCGCTCTCGACGAGTCCTTCGCGGGCGTCGCGCTCGAGGGCGACGTGCAGATCCGTCCCGACGCGCTCGAGAACCCCGCCGAAATCGTCCCGGAGCGGCCCCTCTCCTTTTTCGCGCGCAATCGAAATCGGTTGCAGGCGGCCATCGACGTCCACCGGACGGCCGGGCTCGAGCCACCGTGCGATCTCGAGGCGCTCGAAGACGGCCTGTCGCGGCTCGAGGAGGACGGCACGGTCGCGGGAGACGCAGAACTCGATCGCCTGACGACGGCGGTCGACGACCTCGACGCGGCGGCGAGTGCGGCCGAGAGCGTGGCGAACGATCGCCTGCGGGAGGCGATCCGCGAGCAAGACGTGACGATCGAAGGGTCGGACCTGCTCTCGCTGGTCGAACGCGGCGCCGGCGTCGATTCGTTGCTCTCCCGAGAGCTCGCGGACGACTACGCGGCGGCCGTCGAGGCGGCCCGCGACCACCTGGTCGACGCGCTCGGTCTCGATCAGGGCGAGGCGGAGATCGCTCGCCGTGCGTTCGGCGACGAGCCGACGTTCCCGGTCGAGCGCGACGAGGACGCCGTGGGTCGACTCCGCGAGGAGTTGACGACGGCCAGGGAGCGCCGCGCCGGACGGTTGAAGCGCGACCTCGCGGCCGATCTCGCCGACCAGCGCGAGGGCGCTCGCGACCTCGTCCGCGAGGCGCTCGAGTTGGACGTCGAACTCGCCATCGCGCGGTTCGGCCGGGACTTCGAGTGTACGATGCCGGAGTTTGTGGACAGCGAGGCGCCACGCGCCTCGGAAGCGAGCGGTGAAACCGCGAGCAAACGCGACAGCGAGGCGCCACGCGCCTCGGAAGCGAGTCGCGCGGAACGGAGTTCCGCGGACAGTCGAGCGGCGGAGTCGTCCGAGACGGCGAAGCCGTCTCGTGATGATGGAAGCCGCAAAGCGGCTTCCGAACCACCGCGAGACGACGGTGAAACCGCGAGCAAACGCGACGGCGGCGGTGGATTCGCGATCGAAGGCGGCCGCTCACCGTTGCTCGAGGAGCCCTTCGAGTCGATCGACCCCGTCGACTACGCCGTCTCGGGGGTGGCCCTGCTCTCTGGGGTCAACAGCGGCGGGAAGACCTCCACGCTGGACCTGGTCGCGAGCACCGTCGTCCTGGCCCACATGGGGTTGCCCGTTCCCGCCGATAGCGTGCGTTTGCGGCGGTTCGACGCGCTGCACTATCACGCGAAGACCCAGGGGACGCTCGACGCGGGCGCGTTCGAGTCGACCGTCCGCGAATTCGCCGCGCTCGCGGAGGGCGGAGCGGGGTCGCTGGTGCTCGTCGACGAACTCGAGAGCATCACCGAGCCCGGAGCGTCGGCGAAGATCATCGCCGGCATTCTGGAGGCGCTGTCCGAGAACGGCGCGACGGCGGTGTTCGTTTCCCACCTGGCCGACGAGATCCGGGAGATGGCCGATTTCGACGTCACGGTCGACGGGATCGAAGCCGTCGGACTCGTCGACGGCGACCTCGAGGTCAATCGGTCGCCGGTCAAAGATCATCTGGCGCGGTCGACGCCGGAACTGATCGTCGAGAAGCTGGCCACCGAATCGCGAGCGACCCCGGAACCGAACGGCGGAGCCGCGTCGGCGACCGACGACGCGGCCGAACCGCTCTTCTACGATCGGCTGCTCGAGAAGTTCGAGTAG
- a CDS encoding SagB/ThcOx family dehydrogenase, translating into MPIGALEYHDRTKHSPRSVREGSHGLDFDNEPTPYKEYTNLAARPLANRIRPPQQPALAAIAEPTPDGGSARDDPPDLGPVTTLCYDAAGITTELTRRGRSLLFRAAATTGALYHVDLYVVCGDLESSGEAAGEALDLEAGVYHFDPRTLSLDVLRDGDYRGVLATASEHGGVADAPLSFVATSTWWRNAWKYGNRTFRHAFWDSGTTLANLLAVAHALEYRAEVVTGFADRPVAELLGVDPAREAPLEIVPIGAGDAAPEVESTGVDPIDPDTAALSPDEKDFPVIGEAWSAGELETGSAAEAWRTETPRGPLGTREPGDGERIALEPVDHETASRRPIHETIRRRGSCREYERDPISFRKLSTVLDRAVRGVPMDVRRDGERGGSADEPPLSFVDPYLLVTGVEGLESGSYHYHPGAGDLERLRTGDFRAEAGHLALDQRLGADAAVCVYFLTDVGEVVDALGDRGYRVAQLEAALTAGRLYLGTYAHRDLGGTGLTFYDDVVSNFFAPRAAGQTPMFLYTMGRPNG; encoded by the coding sequence ATGCCAATCGGGGCGCTCGAGTACCACGACCGAACGAAACACTCGCCCAGAAGCGTCCGCGAGGGGAGCCACGGGCTGGACTTCGACAACGAGCCGACGCCGTACAAGGAGTACACGAATTTGGCCGCGAGACCGCTCGCGAACCGGATCCGACCGCCCCAGCAACCCGCGCTCGCGGCCATCGCCGAGCCGACGCCGGACGGCGGTTCGGCTCGAGACGACCCGCCGGACCTCGGACCCGTCACGACGCTCTGCTACGACGCCGCGGGGATCACCACGGAGCTCACCCGCCGCGGTCGCTCTCTGCTGTTCCGCGCGGCGGCGACCACCGGCGCGCTCTACCACGTCGACCTGTACGTCGTCTGCGGGGACCTCGAGAGCAGCGGCGAGGCAGCAGGCGAGGCGCTCGACCTCGAGGCCGGCGTCTACCACTTCGACCCGCGGACGCTGTCGCTCGACGTCCTCCGGGACGGGGACTACCGCGGGGTGCTCGCGACCGCCAGCGAACACGGGGGCGTCGCCGACGCGCCGCTGTCGTTCGTCGCGACCTCGACGTGGTGGCGAAACGCCTGGAAGTACGGAAATCGGACCTTCCGCCACGCCTTCTGGGACTCCGGAACGACGCTCGCGAATCTGCTGGCTGTCGCCCACGCGCTCGAGTACCGCGCCGAGGTCGTCACCGGCTTCGCCGACCGTCCCGTCGCCGAATTGCTCGGCGTCGACCCCGCGCGCGAAGCGCCGCTCGAAATCGTCCCGATCGGCGCGGGCGACGCCGCCCCCGAGGTGGAGTCCACCGGCGTCGACCCGATCGATCCCGACACCGCGGCGCTCTCGCCCGACGAGAAGGACTTTCCCGTGATCGGCGAGGCGTGGTCGGCGGGCGAACTCGAGACCGGGTCCGCGGCCGAGGCCTGGCGCACGGAGACCCCGAGGGGGCCGCTCGGCACCCGCGAACCGGGCGACGGCGAACGGATCGCGCTCGAACCCGTCGATCACGAGACGGCTTCGCGCCGGCCGATACACGAGACGATCCGACGACGCGGCTCCTGTCGCGAGTACGAGCGCGACCCGATCAGCTTCCGAAAGCTCTCGACCGTCCTCGATCGGGCCGTCCGCGGCGTTCCGATGGACGTTCGCCGCGACGGCGAACGCGGCGGGTCCGCGGACGAGCCGCCGCTGTCGTTCGTCGACCCCTACCTGCTCGTCACCGGCGTCGAGGGACTCGAGTCCGGGAGTTACCACTATCACCCGGGCGCGGGCGACCTCGAGCGATTACGGACCGGCGACTTTCGCGCCGAGGCGGGCCACCTCGCGCTGGATCAGCGGCTGGGAGCCGACGCCGCCGTCTGCGTCTACTTTCTGACCGACGTCGGGGAGGTCGTCGACGCGCTGGGTGACCGTGGATATCGGGTCGCACAGCTCGAGGCGGCGCTTACGGCTGGCCGGTTGTACCTGGGGACCTACGCCCACCGCGACCTCGGCGGGACCGGGCTGACGTTCTACGACGACGTCGTCTCGAACTTCTTCGCCCCGCGAGCCGCGGGACAGACGCCGATGTTCCTGTACACGATGGGGCGGCCGAACGGATAG